In Candidatus Methylomirabilota bacterium, one DNA window encodes the following:
- a CDS encoding acetate--CoA ligase family protein translates to MDGLEALFAPRSVAILGASRDPAKLGFRLLKNVKDGGFSGALYPVNPAGEPILGLPTVPVVEALPEGIDLALVSLPAAAVPAAVKALAMRRTRAAIVLSSGFGEVDEEGRSAQAELLASARAAGLRLVGPNCMGVYSAPAGLNGTYFWDLPRRPGGIGIVSQSGAYAGLIFRHLGSRDLGVARCLSIGNQADVQAAEVIAFLAEDEATTLIACFLEDIVDGRRFVAAAERAVGRKPVVVLKAGGSEAGRRAAASHTGAVAGPGAVFRAACLHARVVHVEETEEFFDAIEALALSGPARPAAPSVAIITVSGGPSVVAADCAERAGLAVPALDEAARSRLRPLVPAFAALGNPVDLTPQVVPSRIVEAVRVVFDQPTIAGAVAIDVGLDIPEFAEAVVSATRATGKPAVAFAADAPGVAARLRAGGVPVMPGPERAVRAWRALWRSPRSTPCRHGHDSSAPAGAAAASRPLSHAQARRLLETYGITFCREGAAGSADEAVMAAEAIGYPVVVKVDAPGVIHKTEVGGVALSLRDAAAVREACRELAGRVGVERFVVQAQVGPGVELLLGARRDEVFGPVVAVGAGGVLTEVVRDVALRLAPVADDDIREMLSEGGLPRLLGGPRGLPPVDRGPLAGAVRALGELMMAEAHVLEVDLNPIIAAGDRLTAVDALVIAGARP, encoded by the coding sequence ATGGACGGCCTCGAGGCGCTCTTCGCCCCGCGCTCCGTCGCGATCCTGGGCGCCTCGCGCGATCCCGCCAAGCTCGGCTTTCGACTGCTGAAGAACGTGAAGGACGGCGGTTTTTCCGGAGCGCTCTACCCGGTGAACCCGGCCGGCGAGCCGATCCTCGGCCTGCCCACGGTCCCCGTCGTGGAGGCGTTGCCCGAAGGGATCGACCTGGCCCTGGTGAGCCTGCCCGCCGCGGCGGTGCCCGCGGCGGTCAAGGCGCTGGCCATGCGGCGGACCAGGGCGGCCATCGTGCTCTCGTCGGGCTTCGGCGAGGTGGACGAGGAAGGTCGCAGCGCCCAGGCCGAGCTGCTGGCCAGCGCGCGAGCCGCCGGGCTCAGGCTGGTGGGACCGAACTGCATGGGTGTCTACTCGGCGCCGGCCGGGCTCAACGGCACCTACTTCTGGGATCTGCCGCGGCGGCCGGGCGGCATCGGCATCGTCTCTCAGAGCGGCGCCTACGCGGGGCTCATCTTCCGGCACCTGGGCAGCCGCGATCTCGGCGTGGCCCGCTGTCTGTCCATCGGCAACCAGGCCGATGTGCAGGCGGCCGAGGTGATCGCCTTCCTGGCCGAGGACGAGGCGACGACCCTCATCGCCTGCTTCCTCGAGGACATTGTCGATGGACGGCGGTTCGTCGCCGCCGCCGAGCGCGCGGTGGGCCGCAAGCCGGTGGTCGTGCTCAAGGCCGGCGGCTCGGAGGCCGGCCGGCGGGCCGCGGCCTCGCACACCGGAGCCGTGGCTGGTCCGGGCGCGGTGTTCCGCGCCGCCTGCCTGCATGCCCGCGTCGTGCACGTCGAGGAGACCGAGGAGTTCTTCGACGCCATCGAGGCCCTGGCCCTCAGCGGGCCGGCGCGACCGGCGGCGCCCAGCGTCGCCATCATCACCGTCTCGGGCGGGCCCTCGGTCGTCGCCGCCGACTGTGCCGAGCGGGCCGGGCTGGCGGTACCGGCGCTGGACGAGGCCGCGCGAAGCCGGCTGCGGCCGCTCGTCCCCGCGTTCGCAGCCCTGGGCAATCCCGTGGATCTCACGCCGCAGGTGGTGCCCTCGCGCATCGTCGAGGCGGTCCGTGTCGTCTTCGATCAGCCGACGATCGCCGGTGCGGTCGCCATCGACGTCGGTCTGGATATTCCCGAGTTCGCCGAGGCGGTCGTGTCGGCCACGCGGGCGACGGGCAAGCCCGCCGTGGCCTTCGCCGCCGACGCCCCCGGGGTCGCGGCCCGCCTCCGCGCCGGCGGCGTTCCGGTCATGCCCGGGCCGGAGCGCGCCGTGCGGGCCTGGCGGGCACTGTGGCGCTCGCCGCGCTCGACGCCGTGCCGTCACGGGCACGACTCGTCCGCGCCGGCTGGCGCCGCCGCGGCGAGCCGGCCGCTGTCCCACGCCCAGGCGCGACGACTGCTCGAGACCTACGGCATCACGTTCTGTCGTGAAGGCGCCGCGGGGTCTGCCGACGAGGCGGTGATGGCGGCCGAGGCGATCGGCTACCCGGTCGTCGTGAAGGTCGACGCCCCCGGAGTGATCCACAAGACCGAGGTGGGCGGCGTCGCGCTCAGCCTCCGTGACGCGGCGGCCGTGCGGGAGGCGTGCCGCGAGCTCGCCGGGCGGGTCGGCGTCGAGCGCTTCGTGGTCCAGGCCCAAGTGGGACCCGGGGTCGAGCTCTTGCTGGGGGCGCGCCGCGACGAGGTCTTCGGTCCGGTCGTTGCGGTGGGCGCGGGCGGAGTGCTGACCGAGGTCGTTCGCGACGTCGCGCTGCGGCTCGCCCCCGTGGCCGACGACGACATCCGCGAGATGCTGAGCGAAGGCGGGCTGCCCCGCCTGCTCGGGGGACCCCGGGGGTTGCCGCCGGTGGACCGGGGCCCACTGGCCGGTGCGGTCCGCGCGCTCGGAGAGCTCATGATGGCGGAGGCGCACGTGCTGGAGGTGGACCTCA